One part of the Dyadobacter sp. 676 genome encodes these proteins:
- a CDS encoding TonB-dependent receptor, whose product MAKVAAGIGTEKRLEGKINYNRFNEKNQFSFIGLGNNTNQGGMSWDDYQDFKGSQSFNWGDDGDFGFNGGMRYISFGGDDEESLTIQAGRGAQNRGFNKNWAGGANYNFDTKKTKFNTSYYYNKNTQDLDATSRQTNFLTNSAFTKLDTNGRLNSNQNHRGSVRFEKSLDSNNTLVVLSNFRFGNGTADYRSHQEFFRGVQDSTQLSNMSDITNFSDFNSFAIANTAIYRLKFKKKGRNFALSAGYNVNNSEGDVRQRSTNRFFRSSQTEPDSVLNINQTNHTKSLRNQLKSSALFTEPLSKKFVLETFYNFSLKSDEVDRDVFDNNEGGAVRNLNLSRYYTNNTTFHRGGTSLRYSYNGLNLLGGIGLQQIHMDGKFAVNQEDPARTRVDRRFTNWVPNVSLNYNLKNNRYLYGGYNFSVQEPNIRDLQPIVDNSNPLYITQGNPNLSPTKSHSFNIGYNHFNATKFTQMFFGAYFNKYKDQIIYSQTVDENLVTRTMPTNISGGRNFNIYGHYGFPIVKTKSNLSMNVGYNNGKNLTFINGELNDTKSNGYNGGLRLDLTPSDKFTVYANANWNVSDTRYSLSSAQNQKIVNSFYGAEMNFKLPKDIYFNSRFNYNRYVNDRFGFNQDMPILNVSIYKTMLKSKKGEIRLSAFDLFNKNRGISQSAYQNFVSQEQVRTLARYFMLSFAYNMRGMSHSVRRKGGF is encoded by the coding sequence TTGGCAAAAGTTGCCGCCGGCATCGGTACCGAAAAACGGTTGGAGGGAAAAATCAATTACAACCGGTTTAATGAAAAGAACCAGTTTTCGTTCATCGGGCTTGGAAATAATACCAACCAGGGCGGGATGTCGTGGGACGATTACCAGGACTTTAAAGGCAGCCAGTCGTTCAACTGGGGCGATGATGGCGATTTCGGGTTCAATGGTGGCATGCGGTACATTTCTTTCGGTGGCGACGACGAAGAAAGCCTGACCATCCAGGCCGGCCGGGGTGCGCAGAACAGGGGTTTTAATAAAAACTGGGCAGGTGGGGCTAACTACAACTTCGATACGAAGAAAACCAAGTTCAATACCAGCTATTATTACAACAAGAATACCCAAGATCTCGATGCCACTTCACGGCAAACCAACTTCCTGACCAACTCCGCGTTTACGAAACTCGACACCAATGGTCGGCTGAATTCCAATCAGAACCATCGCGGGAGCGTGCGTTTCGAAAAAAGCCTGGATTCCAACAATACGCTCGTAGTGCTGTCCAACTTCCGCTTCGGTAATGGTACGGCCGATTACCGAAGCCATCAGGAGTTTTTCCGCGGCGTGCAGGATTCGACCCAACTTTCGAATATGAGCGATATTACCAATTTCTCGGATTTTAATTCGTTCGCCATTGCCAACACGGCCATTTATCGCCTTAAATTCAAAAAGAAGGGCCGGAACTTCGCTTTGAGTGCGGGTTACAATGTGAACAATTCCGAGGGCGATGTACGGCAGAGATCAACCAACCGGTTTTTCCGTTCTTCGCAAACCGAGCCCGACAGCGTGTTGAATATCAATCAGACCAATCATACCAAAAGTCTGCGCAATCAGCTGAAAAGCAGCGCGCTTTTTACGGAGCCGTTATCCAAGAAATTCGTGCTCGAAACATTCTATAATTTCAGTCTGAAAAGCGACGAGGTGGATCGCGACGTGTTCGACAACAACGAAGGCGGCGCAGTAAGAAACCTGAACCTCAGCCGGTATTACACCAACAATACCACTTTCCACCGCGGCGGAACATCGCTTCGCTATTCGTATAATGGATTGAACCTCCTTGGCGGGATCGGCTTGCAGCAAATCCACATGGACGGGAAGTTTGCCGTGAACCAGGAAGACCCCGCCCGTACGCGTGTCGATCGCCGGTTTACAAACTGGGTGCCCAATGTTTCCTTGAACTACAACCTGAAAAACAACCGTTATCTATACGGAGGTTATAATTTCTCCGTACAGGAGCCTAATATTCGCGATTTGCAGCCTATTGTCGATAACAGCAATCCGCTTTATATTACCCAAGGCAATCCCAATCTGTCGCCGACGAAGAGCCATTCGTTCAATATCGGGTATAACCACTTCAATGCGACGAAGTTTACGCAGATGTTCTTCGGTGCGTATTTCAACAAGTACAAGGACCAGATCATTTACAGCCAGACCGTCGACGAGAACCTGGTGACCCGAACCATGCCGACCAATATCAGCGGCGGCCGGAACTTCAATATTTACGGTCATTACGGTTTCCCGATCGTGAAAACGAAAAGTAACCTGAGCATGAATGTCGGATATAACAACGGCAAGAACCTCACATTTATCAATGGCGAGCTCAACGATACGAAGAGCAACGGGTATAACGGAGGCCTGCGGCTCGATTTAACGCCTAGCGATAAGTTCACGGTTTACGCGAACGCCAACTGGAACGTTTCCGACACGCGTTATTCGCTTAGCAGTGCCCAGAACCAGAAAATCGTGAATTCGTTTTACGGTGCCGAAATGAATTTCAAGCTGCCCAAAGACATTTATTTCAACAGCCGCTTCAACTACAACCGGTACGTGAACGACCGCTTCGGGTTTAACCAGGATATGCCGATCCTGAACGTTTCGATTTACAAAACCATGCTGAAAAGTAAAAAGGGGGAAATCCGGCTTTCCGCATTCGACCTTTTCAACAAGAACAGGGGAATCTCGCAATCGGCTTACCAGAACTTCGTCTCGCAGGAGCAGGTGCGCACGCTCGCGCGGTACTTTATGCTGAGCTTCGCGTATAACATGCGCGGTATGTCGCATTCGGTACGCCGGAAGGGTGGGTTTTAA
- a CDS encoding GLPGLI family protein: MKKLWMICLLLSGLPAFAQQEGVVVTYEKEHFWSKIYDRLTFLSEEERSRIKTTWGSRDEGYKTKGQLFATAAESKYNDMEPEADGGWRGRVSEFMVYRNLDTERKIEIEEFAGKTLVIDDSLKAPSWKVLNKIKEINGYLCMMAVAEDTVRDAKLTAWFANDLAFNAGPERYFGLPGLIMELNVNDGEVIFTAIKVEKKPLNDEPKPPKKIKGKKITTADYDRMLKSYINDSIKSHRNPYWNIRY; this comes from the coding sequence ATGAAAAAACTTTGGATGATATGTTTGCTGCTGAGCGGTTTGCCGGCTTTTGCGCAGCAGGAAGGCGTGGTGGTAACCTACGAAAAAGAACATTTCTGGTCGAAGATTTACGACAGGCTTACATTTCTTTCCGAGGAGGAGCGGAGCCGTATCAAAACGACCTGGGGCAGTCGTGACGAAGGGTACAAAACCAAGGGGCAGTTGTTCGCAACCGCCGCCGAAAGTAAATACAACGATATGGAGCCCGAAGCCGACGGCGGATGGCGCGGCCGTGTGAGCGAGTTCATGGTTTACCGTAACCTGGATACGGAACGTAAAATAGAGATCGAGGAATTTGCCGGTAAGACGCTCGTGATCGACGATTCGCTCAAAGCGCCTTCCTGGAAAGTATTGAACAAAATCAAGGAGATCAACGGTTACCTGTGCATGATGGCCGTGGCCGAGGATACCGTTCGCGACGCCAAACTGACCGCTTGGTTTGCGAATGATCTGGCGTTCAACGCAGGTCCTGAGCGCTACTTCGGCTTGCCGGGTTTGATCATGGAGCTGAACGTGAACGATGGCGAGGTTATTTTTACCGCCATCAAAGTGGAGAAAAAGCCGCTTAATGACGAGCCGAAGCCGCCAAAGAAAATAAAAGGCAAGAAAATTACGACGGCAGACTATGACAGGATGCTGAAATCGTACATTAACGACAGCATAAAGTCGCACCGGAACCCGTATTGGAACATCCGGTACTGA
- a CDS encoding OmpA family protein, which translates to MKQTLLAVAMLFVLGSCASKKKLLSAQKQANEIQIQLDKARADLNDCDSRTASLNNDLKAKNDELTSKNAKLKELEDQVEFLKKNNNNLLDRMSDLSVISKEGSESIKKSLAMMDQQGAQIRDLNRSIQHKDSLNMALVLNLKRSLADVSDEDVQIEVKKGVVYVSLSDKMLFRSGSSVINSAADNVLSKVAKILNDYKEIEILIEGHTDNVPISTDKVADNWDLSVLRATAVARTLQKKYGVEPVRMIAGGRGEYLPKVPNDSAPNRSLNRRTEIIITPKLDQFFNLYTPNAGK; encoded by the coding sequence ATGAAACAAACGCTTTTAGCCGTTGCTATGCTCTTTGTACTGGGCTCATGTGCAAGCAAGAAAAAGCTGCTTTCCGCACAGAAGCAAGCCAATGAGATCCAAATCCAACTGGACAAAGCAAGAGCCGACCTGAATGATTGTGACAGCAGAACTGCTAGCCTGAATAATGATTTGAAGGCAAAAAATGACGAACTGACCAGCAAAAACGCAAAACTGAAAGAGCTGGAAGACCAGGTTGAATTCCTCAAAAAGAACAACAACAATCTTCTTGACCGCATGTCGGACCTTTCGGTGATTTCGAAAGAAGGCTCGGAAAGCATCAAAAAATCGCTCGCGATGATGGACCAGCAAGGTGCCCAGATCCGCGACCTGAACAGAAGTATCCAGCACAAAGATTCCCTGAATATGGCGCTGGTACTCAACCTGAAACGTTCTTTGGCTGACGTAAGCGACGAAGACGTGCAGATCGAGGTTAAAAAGGGCGTCGTTTACGTTTCGCTTTCCGACAAAATGCTTTTCCGCTCGGGAAGCTCGGTTATCAACTCCGCTGCCGACAATGTGTTGAGCAAGGTGGCAAAAATCCTCAACGATTATAAGGAAATCGAAATCCTGATCGAGGGCCACACGGATAATGTACCTATTTCGACGGACAAGGTTGCCGACAACTGGGATCTTTCTGTGTTGCGTGCGACAGCGGTTGCGCGTACGCTGCAAAAGAAATACGGTGTCGAACCGGTTCGTATGATCGCCGGCGGTCGTGGCGAATATCTCCCCAAAGTGCCTAACGATTCGGCGCCTAACCGCAGCCTGAACCGTCGCACGGAGATCATCATCACGCCGAAACTCGACCAGTTCTTTAACCTTTATACACCAAATGCCGGTAAATAA
- a CDS encoding PD-(D/E)XK nuclease family protein codes for MPSFLNLVAKRLLANHTSLDRVQIVVPTRRAAFFLMQELAGLTTEAIMSPGIMAIDDFVESICSLEIEDPVHLLFDLYETFREIDPDVQFDRFMGWASVLLSDLDKIDQYLVKADFLFEYLTEAHTLSRWQENLPEGKTLRSEGGSKQYFSLFENINKVYHSFRRRLLAKGKAYRGMAYRELAEDIAGLTSARTEAERIYFVGFNAFTTSERVIVAALVKAKKAEVLWDSDRYYMSENTVVEAGKSLREYQRSKEFGEWDWTSDDLLSTEKHITIYGVPNATLQTKVAGELYQRMKRFDADDAPVPTAIVLADENLLLPMLYSLDQEVRDLNVTMGLSMRNSLLYTLVDGIFELQQNVVEFRTRSGKMVRVPKFGHKSIDKILNHPFIRHYEHVAMAPLEDGQTIIQRTLREITEGNQVFLSSEELIALGDNHPLFQVLFTRWQKNNAQQVIRSFYQLVELLREVYKDYKNALETEYLYLFYTLLKQFEQTIEERTELITLRTLKSFMFELIRQTRIPFSGEPVSNLQIMGMLETRALDFERIIILSANEGIIPTAKRQNSLIPYDAAQAVGLPTHQHQEAVMSYHFYRLLQRASEVHVLYTSTNDAPGGGEKSRFIRQIEYELTQFNPLIRIENKTVVFEPQQQRELEEIVHKDDALIAAIRAYLDGKGIYPTHLNEFIRCSMQFYLKHIAGVKEKEEVEEELGMDKIGTWLHASLERLDLEFFLLDNDPSEEQITTVLREEFDRLFKGYVTDLGLNRIYYQIGEQQILTFLRHHMARQPRRKILAAEQPLHTRIQLVLQGAYTPVRVGGKIDRIELADDRTLYIMDYKTGSVELTGKQKLADPAGREEAIRFDPDRKMGYVRQLWIYEYLMYRRMKEEKGLKLRGDTYNFGDYAVKSGFYSFRDPKNLIANPLELTAQLAPEEFIEKSEALLTDILNVMLDPDIPFRKTDDLTTCKFCDFTGICGR; via the coding sequence ATGCCTTCTTTCCTGAACCTCGTCGCCAAACGCCTGCTTGCCAACCATACTTCGCTCGACCGCGTGCAAATTGTGGTCCCGACGCGGCGTGCGGCATTTTTTCTCATGCAGGAACTGGCCGGTCTGACCACCGAGGCCATTATGAGCCCGGGCATTATGGCGATCGACGATTTCGTGGAAAGCATTTGCAGCCTGGAAATCGAAGACCCGGTGCATTTGCTCTTTGACCTGTACGAAACATTCAGGGAAATCGATCCCGACGTGCAGTTCGACCGGTTTATGGGATGGGCGTCGGTATTGCTGAGCGACCTCGATAAAATCGACCAGTACCTGGTGAAAGCGGATTTTCTGTTCGAATACCTCACGGAGGCACACACGCTATCGCGCTGGCAGGAGAACCTGCCCGAAGGTAAAACGCTTCGGAGCGAAGGCGGGTCAAAGCAATATTTTTCGCTTTTCGAGAATATTAACAAGGTGTACCATTCGTTCCGCCGGCGCCTGCTTGCAAAAGGCAAAGCTTACCGCGGAATGGCCTATCGCGAACTGGCGGAGGATATTGCCGGACTTACTTCGGCACGCACCGAGGCCGAACGCATTTATTTTGTGGGTTTTAATGCATTCACCACTTCGGAACGGGTCATTGTAGCCGCATTGGTCAAGGCAAAGAAAGCGGAGGTCCTGTGGGATTCGGACCGGTATTATATGTCGGAAAATACGGTGGTGGAGGCCGGAAAAAGCCTTCGTGAATACCAGCGCAGCAAGGAGTTCGGCGAATGGGACTGGACAAGCGACGATCTGCTTTCGACCGAAAAGCACATTACCATTTACGGCGTGCCCAATGCCACGCTTCAAACGAAAGTGGCAGGCGAGCTTTACCAACGGATGAAGCGCTTCGACGCCGACGATGCACCTGTCCCGACGGCCATTGTCCTGGCCGACGAGAACTTGCTGCTGCCGATGCTGTACTCATTAGACCAGGAAGTCCGCGACCTGAATGTGACGATGGGCCTATCGATGCGAAATTCGCTGCTTTACACGCTGGTCGACGGCATTTTTGAGCTGCAACAAAATGTGGTGGAGTTCCGGACAAGGAGCGGGAAAATGGTCCGTGTACCAAAGTTCGGGCACAAGTCCATCGATAAAATACTCAACCATCCGTTTATCCGGCATTATGAGCACGTGGCAATGGCACCACTGGAAGACGGGCAAACGATCATTCAGCGCACTTTACGCGAAATCACCGAGGGGAATCAGGTTTTCCTGAGTTCGGAAGAGCTGATCGCGCTGGGCGACAACCACCCTTTGTTTCAGGTCCTTTTCACACGCTGGCAGAAAAACAACGCACAGCAGGTCATACGTTCGTTTTATCAACTCGTCGAGTTGCTCCGCGAGGTTTATAAGGACTACAAAAATGCGCTGGAAACCGAGTATCTCTACCTTTTTTACACATTACTGAAACAATTCGAGCAAACGATCGAAGAGCGGACAGAGCTGATTACCTTACGGACACTGAAATCGTTCATGTTCGAGCTTATCCGGCAAACGCGCATTCCGTTCAGCGGCGAGCCCGTCAGTAACCTGCAAATCATGGGTATGCTCGAAACCCGGGCCCTGGATTTCGAGCGGATCATCATCCTGTCGGCGAACGAAGGGATTATCCCGACCGCCAAACGACAAAATTCGCTGATTCCCTACGATGCTGCGCAAGCGGTGGGATTGCCGACACACCAGCATCAGGAGGCGGTGATGTCCTACCATTTTTATCGGCTGCTCCAACGCGCATCCGAAGTGCACGTGCTTTACACCAGCACGAACGACGCGCCCGGCGGAGGGGAAAAAAGCCGTTTTATCAGACAAATCGAGTACGAACTGACGCAGTTTAACCCGCTGATCCGCATCGAGAATAAAACGGTCGTTTTCGAACCCCAGCAACAACGGGAGCTGGAAGAAATAGTGCACAAGGACGACGCGCTCATTGCCGCTATCCGGGCATACCTCGATGGCAAGGGCATTTACCCTACCCACCTCAATGAGTTTATCCGTTGCTCCATGCAGTTTTATCTCAAACACATCGCCGGTGTGAAGGAGAAAGAAGAGGTGGAGGAAGAATTGGGGATGGACAAGATCGGGACCTGGCTCCACGCCTCACTGGAACGCCTCGATCTCGAATTTTTCCTGCTGGACAATGATCCTTCGGAGGAGCAGATCACGACCGTGCTTCGGGAGGAATTCGACCGGCTTTTCAAAGGCTACGTGACCGACCTCGGCCTTAACCGCATTTACTATCAGATCGGCGAACAGCAGATTCTGACCTTCCTCCGCCATCACATGGCCCGGCAGCCGCGCAGAAAGATACTCGCCGCCGAGCAGCCGCTCCACACCCGCATCCAGCTCGTGTTACAGGGCGCCTACACTCCCGTGCGCGTGGGCGGGAAGATCGACCGCATCGAGCTTGCCGACGACCGTACATTGTACATAATGGATTACAAAACCGGCAGCGTGGAGCTTACGGGCAAACAAAAACTCGCCGATCCCGCCGGCCGCGAGGAAGCAATCCGGTTCGATCCCGACCGTAAAATGGGTTATGTGCGCCAGCTCTGGATATACGAATACCTGATGTATCGCCGGATGAAGGAAGAAAAAGGGCTTAAACTCCGGGGAGATACATACAATTTCGGCGACTATGCTGTCAAATCGGGCTTTTACTCATTTCGCGACCCGAAAAACCTGATCGCCAACCCGCTGGAACTGACAGCGCAACTGGCGCCGGAGGAATTCATCGAAAAATCGGAAGCGCTACTGACCGACATCCTGAATGTTATGCTCGATCCGGACATCCCGTTCCGGAAAACAGACGACCTTACCACCTGTAAATTCTGCGACTTTACCGGCATTTGCGGACGGTAG
- a CDS encoding tRNA-(ms[2]io[6]A)-hydroxylase: protein MATTLTTLGLELPTDPRWTDIAAMQIGDVLIDHAYCEQKAASSCISLIVHYPEKALLVETLTPIVTEEWGHFQRVLKELKKRNIPLGRQRKDEYVNQLMLLVTKGDREKMFLDRLLICGLIEARSCERFKLLSENLEDESLQKFYRELMISEAGHYRTFLELAGTYVPADKVRARWKELLHAEALIMQSLSPRGDRIH from the coding sequence ATGGCTACAACACTCACGACCCTCGGGCTGGAACTTCCAACCGATCCCCGCTGGACCGACATTGCCGCCATGCAGATCGGCGATGTGCTGATCGACCACGCCTATTGCGAGCAGAAAGCGGCATCCAGCTGCATTTCACTGATCGTGCATTATCCGGAAAAAGCATTGCTTGTAGAAACGCTGACACCCATCGTAACCGAGGAATGGGGACATTTCCAGCGGGTTTTAAAGGAATTGAAGAAAAGAAATATTCCCCTTGGCCGCCAGCGCAAGGACGAATACGTGAACCAGCTCATGCTGCTCGTTACCAAAGGCGACCGCGAGAAAATGTTCCTGGACCGCCTGCTCATTTGCGGGCTGATCGAGGCACGGAGTTGCGAACGGTTTAAACTGCTTTCGGAAAACCTGGAAGACGAATCGCTCCAAAAGTTTTACCGAGAACTGATGATCTCCGAAGCCGGACATTACCGCACATTCCTGGAACTGGCCGGAACCTACGTTCCTGCGGACAAAGTGAGGGCGCGCTGGAAGGAGCTCCTCCACGCCGAAGCCCTGATCATGCAATCGCTTTCGCCCCGCGGCGACCGCATTCATTGA
- a CDS encoding putative porin, with product MRIVLYSLLCVLCSFILIIPATYAQVKLPGNIRMPGGGGGGGARGGGGQSILDDSTKTVYGPQTTLHFYEHDIFNNRDSVRYRVDTNLTNFHRWMPMDKAWGKLADLGNHVTASRNLFFQPREDIGTQLGLRAYDAYAIRQEDVAYVDTKSQHTELDFMSGPKKTSLGTFAYTQNVHARFNFGIRGTRLTSNKIYGFANSINSAAFLGQNWTFLAHTSFFSKNKKYAILAHYRHLNMKVREQGGVIPNVDDVTGEVDKYSYDGSARLSDDANSWERRHVFHVYQQYRLANGFQVFQQGDYTSIINRYTDKDITRGIEKGVYKTVKFDSTETRQDLYYKLLDNKVGIKGFYEGFNYRAYVRQRFYGMRTAAQPKNETGDPYVTYRTGLKFDNIIGAWLGYYLKDSVQYLTAEADLNLAKNVEYRLKGELNTRWGKAGFQSIQTAPDLLTQRYLGNHFDWRTNLDPMKVQTIFASLVLKTKKIEFVPEAQIHQINDYIYYDTAAVPRQLNSGFRLFRVGFNSGIHLNRWNFTTMGYLTVNDNKDVMRIPTVFASGEVTFDFVYAKVLFIQLGLAARYRSSYLADAYMPVTQQFHLQNDTRLDQNVVVDGFANVRIKRVRLFFKMSYLNQGGNFGLFPKGYYVTPGYLGLARAFSFGINWPLFD from the coding sequence ATGAGAATTGTTTTATATAGCTTACTGTGTGTTTTATGCAGCTTCATCCTGATTATACCGGCAACCTACGCACAGGTAAAGTTGCCCGGCAATATACGGATGCCGGGCGGTGGAGGAGGCGGCGGGGCACGCGGAGGCGGAGGACAGTCGATTCTGGACGATAGCACCAAGACGGTCTACGGGCCGCAAACAACGCTTCATTTCTACGAACACGATATTTTCAATAACCGCGATTCGGTCCGGTACCGGGTGGATACCAATCTGACAAATTTCCACCGGTGGATGCCAATGGACAAAGCCTGGGGCAAACTCGCCGATCTCGGCAATCATGTAACGGCTTCGCGAAACCTGTTTTTTCAACCACGCGAGGATATAGGAACGCAATTGGGCCTTCGTGCTTACGATGCGTACGCGATCAGGCAGGAAGATGTAGCCTATGTGGATACCAAATCGCAGCATACCGAGCTCGATTTTATGTCGGGACCGAAAAAGACCTCGCTCGGTACATTCGCCTACACCCAGAACGTGCACGCGCGGTTCAATTTCGGGATACGCGGCACGCGTTTGACGTCCAATAAAATATACGGATTCGCCAATAGCATCAACTCCGCTGCATTCCTGGGACAAAACTGGACATTCCTGGCGCATACGAGTTTCTTTTCCAAAAATAAAAAGTACGCGATCCTGGCCCATTACAGGCACCTGAACATGAAAGTACGGGAGCAAGGCGGCGTTATTCCGAATGTCGACGACGTAACGGGCGAAGTGGACAAGTATTCCTACGACGGTTCCGCCCGGCTCAGTGATGACGCCAATTCCTGGGAACGGCGCCACGTGTTCCATGTCTATCAGCAATATCGGCTTGCGAACGGTTTCCAGGTATTTCAGCAGGGCGATTATACCAGCATTATCAACCGTTACACCGACAAGGACATCACACGGGGCATCGAAAAGGGTGTTTACAAGACAGTAAAATTCGATTCTACGGAGACAAGGCAGGACCTTTATTACAAACTACTGGATAACAAAGTAGGCATCAAGGGATTTTATGAAGGCTTCAATTACCGGGCCTACGTCCGGCAGCGGTTTTATGGCATGCGTACCGCGGCGCAGCCCAAGAATGAAACGGGAGATCCCTATGTGACCTATCGTACCGGGCTCAAATTCGACAACATTATCGGCGCATGGCTTGGCTATTATTTGAAGGATTCGGTCCAATATCTCACCGCCGAAGCTGATCTGAACCTCGCCAAAAATGTGGAATATCGCTTGAAAGGCGAACTGAATACCCGCTGGGGGAAGGCCGGCTTCCAGAGCATCCAGACTGCCCCCGACCTGCTCACGCAACGCTACCTCGGCAATCATTTCGATTGGCGTACGAATCTCGACCCTATGAAAGTCCAGACGATATTCGCGTCGTTGGTATTGAAAACGAAGAAGATCGAATTTGTGCCCGAAGCACAAATTCACCAGATCAACGACTACATTTATTACGACACCGCAGCAGTTCCGCGGCAGCTGAATTCGGGATTCCGTTTATTCAGGGTGGGCTTCAATTCGGGCATTCACCTGAACCGCTGGAATTTCACGACGATGGGCTATCTCACGGTCAACGACAACAAGGACGTCATGCGCATTCCCACGGTATTTGCGAGCGGCGAAGTGACTTTCGATTTCGTGTATGCAAAAGTGCTCTTCATTCAGCTCGGCCTGGCGGCACGATACCGTTCCTCCTATCTCGCGGACGCCTACATGCCGGTCACGCAGCAGTTTCATTTGCAGAACGATACCCGGCTGGACCAGAATGTGGTTGTCGACGGTTTTGCCAATGTACGCATCAAACGCGTGCGGTTATTCTTTAAAATGTCTTACCTTAACCAGGGAGGCAACTTCGGTCTTTTCCCGAAAGGCTATTATGTCACACCCGGTTATCTGGGCCTGGCGAGGGCATTTTCGTTCGGGATCAACTGGCCATTGTTCGACTAG
- the lpxK gene encoding tetraacyldisaccharide 4'-kinase, with product MKELPPIKKALLPLSWIYGFVTDVRNILFDTGILSSQKVPQKVIAVGNLTVGGTGKTPVIEYLASLFSNHVPTAILSRGYGRRTRGYVEAGGSATPDTIGDEPFQFFARFGETVNVAVCEKRVEGAFKIHQKHPGIKLLLLDDAFQHRAIRRDVNILLNDYNRPFYEDHPFPAGRLRERRHGARRADAVIVTKCPATLDAGEKEAISLRIRRYTRRSTPIFFATTRYGIPLSYEGAPVQLKNVKMAAGIANPAPFAAYLGARFSVTDMRVFRDHYNYTASDVEDLIKNLKNDTFVVTTEKDMVKLKPLVVARGCADRFAYIPVSVDFGDGEPAFVQWVTSQAGNRF from the coding sequence ATGAAAGAACTGCCCCCGATAAAAAAAGCATTGCTGCCCCTCTCGTGGATCTACGGTTTCGTCACCGATGTGCGGAATATCCTCTTTGATACCGGCATTCTGAGTTCCCAAAAAGTACCGCAGAAAGTCATCGCGGTGGGCAACCTCACGGTCGGCGGCACGGGGAAAACACCTGTTATCGAATACCTCGCGTCCCTATTTTCAAATCATGTCCCGACGGCTATTCTGAGCCGCGGATATGGTCGCCGGACGCGCGGCTATGTCGAGGCCGGCGGCTCGGCTACCCCGGATACGATCGGCGACGAACCCTTTCAGTTTTTTGCCCGATTCGGCGAAACGGTAAATGTGGCGGTGTGCGAAAAACGTGTCGAAGGCGCATTCAAAATTCATCAAAAGCATCCCGGCATAAAGCTCCTGCTTCTCGACGATGCATTCCAGCACCGCGCCATTCGCCGCGACGTGAATATCCTGCTCAACGACTACAACCGGCCGTTTTACGAGGACCACCCCTTCCCTGCGGGCAGGCTTCGCGAGCGCCGGCACGGTGCGCGGAGGGCCGATGCGGTGATCGTCACCAAATGCCCGGCCACACTGGATGCCGGGGAGAAAGAGGCGATCAGCCTTCGCATCCGCCGCTACACGCGCCGGAGCACCCCGATTTTCTTCGCAACGACCCGCTATGGCATCCCTTTGTCGTACGAAGGCGCCCCTGTTCAGTTAAAGAATGTTAAAATGGCAGCCGGTATCGCAAATCCCGCCCCATTCGCTGCATATCTTGGCGCCCGGTTCAGCGTTACAGATATGAGGGTATTCCGCGATCATTACAATTACACGGCAAGCGACGTCGAGGACCTTATTAAGAACTTAAAAAACGATACTTTTGTGGTCACGACTGAAAAGGATATGGTCAAATTAAAACCATTGGTTGTCGCGAGAGGCTGCGCTGACCGCTTCGCCTACATTCCGGTTTCTGTAGATTTCGGGGATGGGGAACCGGCCTTTGTGCAATGGGTCACTTCACAGGCCGGCAACCGGTTTTAA